One genomic region from Vitis riparia cultivar Riparia Gloire de Montpellier isolate 1030 chromosome 17, EGFV_Vit.rip_1.0, whole genome shotgun sequence encodes:
- the LOC117904251 gene encoding uncharacterized protein LOC117904251, which yields MAAAGQRLMEKFRTVFWTVSASYCIELMLEKIGMMDPIRGILDKAKAITKFIHSHATVLKLMRNYTSANTLVKPSKIKLAKPFLTLENIVSEKDNLQNMFVSSGWNSLIWASREEGKRVADLVVDPAFWTGAIMVLKATIPLVRVLSWINGSDKPQMGYIYDTMDQAKEAIAKEFKDKKSQYMPFWEVIDEIWNKHLYSPLHSTGYYLNPHFFYSSDFHCDAEVASGILCCIVRMVPDLHVQDVIGLQLDKYLWTEGAFAQGSAFDQRTNIPPVLWWSHYGRQHPEFQRFATRILSQTCDGASRYELKKSLAEKLLMKGRNPIEQQRLSDLIFLHYNLHLQGFKSRLNADIVLEEIDPMDDWIVEEAKESSSQNGDTAWMDLDCEDRTIIEDLVNGRGPSSIRPKVETRS from the exons ATGGCAGCTGCAGGCCAGAGATTAATGGAGAAGTTCCGGACGGTGTTTTGGACAGTTAGTGCATCTTATTGCATAGAACTCATGTTAGAAAAGATTGGGATGATGGATCCCATTAGAGGAATATTGGATAAGGCCAAGGCCATTACAAAGTTCATTCACAGTCATGCAACAGTTTTGAAGCTCATGAGAAATTATACTTCTGCTAATACCCTGGTAAAaccatcaaaaattaaattggcAAAACCCTTCTTGACTTTAGAGAATATAGTCTCAGAGAAAGACAACCTGCAAAATATGTTTGTCTCATCTGGGTGGAACTCCTTGATCTGGGCATCTAGGGAAGAGGGGAAGAGGGTAGCTGACTTAGTGGTGGATCCCGCTTTCTGGACTGGGGCCATAATGGTCTTAAAGGCAACTATTCCTCTGGTGCGAGTTTTGAGTTGGATCAATGGGAGTGATAAACCCCAAATGGGTTACATATACGACACGATGGACCAAGCAAAAGAAGCTATTGCAAAGGAATTTAAAGATAAGAAATCTCAGTACATGCCATTCTGGGAAGTGATTGATGAGATTTGGAACAAACATCTATATAGCCCTCTCCATTCTACAGGTTACTATTTAAACCCGCATTTCTTCTATTCAAGTGACTTCCATTGTGATGCAGAGGTTGCCAGTGGTATCCTGTGTTGTATCGTCCGTATGGTACCAGATCTGCATGTTCAAGACGTGATAGGTCTACAGCTTGATAAGTACTTATGGACTGAAGGTGCTTTTGCCCAAGGAAGTGCCTTTGACCAAAGAACTAATATTCCTCCAG tCTTATGGTGGTCTCATTATGGCCGACAACATCCTGAGTTCCAAAGATTTGCCACTCGGATTCTAAGCCAGACATGCGATGGTGCCTCGAGATATGAGCTGAAAAAGAGCTTGGCTGAGAAGCTGCTGATGAAAGGAAGGAATCCTATAGAGCAACAACGATTGAGTGATCTGATATTTCTTCACTATAATCTGCACTTGCAGGGTTTTAAGTCAAGATTAAACGCAGACATTGTGCTTGAAGAGATTGACCCAATGGATGATTGGATTGTTGAAGAAGCAAAAGAGAGTTCGTCTCAAAATGGTGACACAGCATGGATGGACTTGGATTGTGAAGATAGAACCATCATTGAAGATTTAGTTAATGGAAGGGGACCTTCTAGCATTCGACCAAAGGTAGAGACTCG GTCTTGA
- the LOC117905101 gene encoding uncharacterized protein LOC117905101, whose amino-acid sequence MLSTPFCSHIIHYEPPRGFLVPKFSTYDGCSDPFDHIMHYRQLMTLDIGNDPLLCKVFPASLQGQALSWFHRLPPNSVDNFRDLSEAFVGQYLCSARHKQNINTLQNIKMKDNESLREFVKRFGQAVLQVEACSMDAVLQIFKRCICPGTPFFESLAKKPPMTMDDLFRRANKYSMLEDDVRAAIQQVLVAGQSSKGSTEGSTKPPDRPRPSDRRQEGPSRPEMPPLTPLSITYEKLLPMIQSMSDFRWPRPLGSDPSRRDHSKRCAYHKEHGHTTETCRSLQYLVERLIKAGHLRQYLRSEARDGDASRGRDSGAPMAPAAPKAVINYINGGPSDEELNSKRKRQKLLREAMVRERINSIRPGITEGGPRPIDGTITFPPVDPTRILRPHRDALVLSLGIDKFDVRRILIDPGSSADLVQASVISHMGHNLVGLENPGRILSGFNGASTISLGDIVLPVQAGPVTLNVQFSVVQDLSPFNVILGRTWLHCMKAIPSTYHQMVSFLTEDGQINLYGSQLAARQCYQIAREAETSRENEPLPESTHALDQ is encoded by the coding sequence atgctctccacgcctttctgCTCTCATATCATTCATTACGAGCCCCCAAGGGGGTTTCTCGTGCCAAAGTTCTCCACATACGATGGGTGTAGTGACCCCTTCGACCATATTATGCATTATCGACAGCTCATGACCCTTGATATAGGCAACGACCCGCTGTTGTGCAAAGTATTCCCTGCCAGTCTACAAGGACAAGCTCTTTCATGGTTCCATCGCCTACCTCCTAACTCGGTGGATAATTTCAGAGACCTTTCAGAGGCTTTCGTGGGACAGTACCTATGTTCCGCTCGGCATAAGCAAAACATCAACACCttgcaaaatataaaaatgaaggataatGAATCCTTGAGGGAATTCGTGAAGCGATTTGGCCAAGCTGTCCTACAAGTGGAAGCTTGCAGCATGGATGCTGTCCTACAGATCTTCAAGCGGTGCATCTGTCCAGGCACTCCATTTTTTGAGTCACTAGCTAAAAAGCCTCCCATGACGATGGACGACTTGTTTCGACGTGCaaacaaatactcaatgctTGAAGATGACGTACGGGCAGCTATACAGCAAGTATTGGTTGCCGGACAATCGTCCAAGGGTAGCACAGAGGGGAGCACTAAACCTCCGGACAGGCCAAGGCCATCCGATCGAAGGCAAGAAGGGCCAAGCCGCCCGGAAATGCCACCCCTCACACCACTCTCTATAACTTATGAGAAGCTTCTCCCTATGATCCAGAGCATGTCCGATTTCAGGTGGCCCAGACCCCTCGGATCGGATCCATCCAGGAGAGATCATAGCAAAAGATGCGCTTACCATAAGGAGCATGGCCATACAACGGAAACGTGTAGAAGCCTCCAATATTTGGTGGAAAGGCTTATAAAGGCGGGTCATTTAAGGCAATACCTCCGTTCAGAAGCTAGAGATGGAGATGCCTCCCGGGGCCGCGACTCTGGGGCCCCCATGGCTCCAGCCGCCCCCAAAGCCGTTATAAACTACATTAATGGAGGCCCGTCGGATGAAGAGCTCAATTCCAAGCGAAAAAGACAGAAATTGTTGCGGGAAGCGATGGTGCGTGAGCGTATCAATTCCATCCGGCCTGGGATAACCGAAGGGGGCCCTCGCCCCATAGACGGGACAATCACTTTTCCTCCAGTAGACCCTACGCGGATATTACGTCCGCACCGTGATGCCCTCGTTCTATCCTTGGGAATAGACAAATTCGACGTAAGACGCATCCTAATTGACCCAGGCAGCTCAGCCGATCTGGTGCAAGCATCAGTTATAAGCCACATGGGACACAACTTAGTCGGTCTCGAAAACCCTGGAAGGATTTTATCTGGATTCAATGGGGCATCAACTATCTCATTGGGAGACATTGTGCTGCCAGTCCAAGCTGGCCCAGTCACTCTCAACGTTCAGTTTTCGGTAGTACAAGACCTATCACCCTTCAATGTTATCTTGGGGCGCACATGGCTACACTGCATGAAAGCCATCCCCTCCACGTATCATCAGATGGTAAGCTTTCTCACGGAAGATGGGCAAATCAACCTGTATGGCAGCCAGCTAGCCGCTCGTCAATGCTACCAAATAGCAAGAGAAGCAGAGACTAGTCGGGAGAATGAACCCCTCCCCGAGTCCACTCATGCACTCGACCAATAG
- the LOC117904238 gene encoding mitochondrial import inner membrane translocase subunit TIM14-3-like isoform X1: protein MESPLVLGVTVATAALGGRYMIRAWQAFKARPSVPHIRRFYEGGFQHSMTRREAALILGVREHAVMEKIKEAHRRVMVANHPDSGGSHYLASKINEAKDVLMGRAKGTGSAF from the exons ATG GAGTCTCCTTTAGTTCTAGGTGTTACTGTGGCAACTGCTGCCTTGGGAGGTAGATATATGATTAGAGCGTGGCAAGCATTCAAAGCTCGCCCTTCAGTTCCTCATATTCGAAGATTTTATGAGGGTGGTTTTCAGCATTCCATGACAAGGCGTGAGGCAGCATTAATTCTCGGTGTCAG AGAACATGCTGTGATGGAGAAGATCAAGGAGGCTCACAGGAGAGTGATGGTGGCAAACCACCCTGATAGCGGTGGAAGCCATTATCTGGCTTCCAAGATAAATGAAGCCAAGGATGTCTTAATGGGGAGAGCTAAGGGAACTGGTTCTGCATTCTAA